The Bos taurus isolate L1 Dominette 01449 registration number 42190680 breed Hereford chromosome 12, ARS-UCD2.0, whole genome shotgun sequence genomic interval CTTACTGTGTTTGGTGGGGGCATCCAGGTCACAGATTCTTTTACTTAACAAGGGGCAGCTGTGGGTTATCACTTCAGCCACTGGGCCCCAAGCAGTACAGGGACTATTTTGGTGAcagctcttcaaaaaaaaaaaagggggacgCACATGAGCTGGAACTGACCTATGGCCTGTTTTTTTGCAAAGGTGAAGAACTCATGTGTTGAAAAGTTCTTTTATGAAGTgaagtggttttaattttcaaacaCTTGATAGATCTCTCTGGTCCTGTGCTTTGAAGCGTGGTTGGTGGACCAGCAGACTCAGCATCACTTAAGAGCTTGTCAGAAACCATCACGTTGAGGTCTGAGAAGCACTGATTAATCCATCTCCTGCCTTTGAAGGTAATGACACTGAGGTTTCCCTCACCTGGGGAAGTCATCAGACCCTGTTCCCTTTCTGGCTACTTACTATGTCTGTGCCTAAGTCGATGAACAAGATAGTAATGGTGCCAATGGGCAGGGGAAGCCCAGCAATGATGTAGATGAGAAAGGGGCACAGCTCAGCGATGTTCTTGGTCAGCGTGTATGCGATCGTCTTCTTTAGGTTGTCAAAGATCAGGCGACCTAAGCAGAAGACATTTCTCCCTATAGGACTTGCGCCTCATTTCATGGGTGGCCCCAGCCCTTGCTAAGACCACTCAAGACCCTACTCACCTTCCTCCACCCCTGTGACGATGGACGCGAAGTTGTCATCCAGCAAGACCATGTCGGCTgcatttttggctgcatcagaacCTGCTATCCCCATGGCGATCCCAATGTCTGCCTTCTTCAGAGCTGGGGAGTCATTAACTCCATCCCCAGTCACAGCGACCACAGCATCCTGCAGGGATGGCAGAAGGTTGTGGGAGACGGGTAGAGGAGGTTAGTGAGCAGCCTGGAGGTCTGCTGCATCAAAACAAAGGCCCGTTTTGGGTTGGAGGAAAAAGTTTAAGATGGGAAATCCCAGAAGTAAGAACAAGCTCCAAATAAGATGTGTTTGAATGACCAAAACCATATGAATCCAAATTGTAAAGGTAGACCCCTGGGGAGCAAGCAGGAGGGTCCCTGGGTGGACAGGGTCAGCCCTGATAGTTGGAGATGTGGGGTGGTGACCTCACCAGAGCCCTAAGGGGGGGCTAAGGCTCAGTGCTGCTTCTCCCCACAGAATGATGACAGACCTAGAAGGTTCCCCAGGTGCTGCATTCACCCACCTGCCTCTGACAGCCCTCCACGATGATCAGCTTCTGCTGGGGGGACGTCCGGGCAAAGACGATCTCCGAGTGGTTGGCTAAGAGCTCATCTAGCTGTTCCGGGCTCATGTCCTTCAGCTCCATGCCGGTCACCACAGCGGCCTTAGCATCCCTAGATGGGCAGGAGGAACTGGGTGAGGGCCTAGGTGGAAGCTGAGGTTAAAATGCTATtctgggcaggaggtggggtgaACCTCTTTGGTTTTACCTGGAACCCCAAGTCCTGACTCATCTGAATCATCTGGTGGGATGATGGGGTGGTGGGTCTCTTTTCAAGACAGTGAACTAAGGCTGACAGGCATTGCCTTGTGTCACATGACAGTAGGAACAAGTCAAGTAGCCATTTCTTACAGGCATGGGTGAGAGGTGGCACTTCCCAGGGCAAAGCTTTACTCAAAAGAAAAGGAGGTAAAAAACTGCCTATTTGTACATTCTGAATCCAAGAATCCAGCTTTTGCCTGAACATATGGGTgacagctctttgtttatttcaGACTCACGGTGTCTACTATGCAACCAGCTATGTAGGGAGAAAAGTTAACTGAGGTCTTCCTGAGGAAAGCTTTTATTTGCTGCTTATAAAAGTGAGGTTCTAGGAACTACTGAGACTGCAGACCTGACCATACTGTCCCCTGGAGCACTGTCCAAAGGAACATCCAGCAGAGCCCAGATCCCCACTTAGTCTGCAGGGCTAGGGGCAGCCTGTACCATACGGCCCCTCTGACTCCCCCACAGCACCCACGCTCTCATTTCCAAGTCCCCGGCTCTCAGTTCTGAACCCCTGACTCTGTGCAAGCCCTCACAGATCCCACCACCTTTGCCAGGGGTGGGGGCCTCTAGCCTTCCCTTCCCTTGGCGAACATTTCAGCCTTCAAATCTCAGCTTAAACGTTTTTAAGCACAAAACACTGCATGCCTTTTTGTTTacctttttaaagttttgagcTCTTTTTAggtctgcttctcttttttttctattggtGCTAAATATTGAAATTCTAGCACTTGACTCAAACTATAGGTTTTCCTAtattctggtaaaaaaaaaaaaaaaaaagaggggaggaaGAAGCAAGAAGGAAAGCCTTGTTTCCCTTCCTCCCCTAGCTATGAAAAGTTCTTCCCTGATCATGAAGCTGCAGTTGATAAAGTGGACAATTGAAAACATTCACAAAGTAACCAACCCTCTCTCCTGTGTGGTGACTTGTAGGAAAAAGTAAAATCCTactatttcaaaaaacaaaacaagtataACGTCCTTTCACAGACGGACATTATCACCGATGTTATCTACACAAAGGAGCACTGGGCCACCTTAGGCTCCAGACACAAATGTGTGCCCAGAGGCTGTTTACCTGCTTGGTGTCCTAACTGGTAATTTGTTGCCCTGGCAGTCACTTATCACCTGTCAGCTCTGTGTTCCTAACAGGTATAACTGTTTGGGTAAACTAGGATATGTTCTTGGGTCTTTTTCGCCCACATGCATCAAAGTATAATAAAGCAATGACATTTATTTTCCAACTAAGACTTTGGAGACTTTGATTTAAATGATCAACAGTCAGGTTCCCACCGCCAGCACCTCTGTGCCTGTGCTTATTTCAccgagtttgttgttgtttattgctatttagttgctaagctgtgtccaactcttttgtgatcccacagactgcagcctgccaggctcctctgtacatggaattcttcaggcaagaatactggagtgggttgccatttcctcttccaggggatcttccagactcaggaatggaacccatgtttcctgtgtctgctacaatgacaggtgggttctttaccagtagacaccagagaagccctccatTCTATTTACAaccaaataaaaagcaaagagaactaTGTTTCCATAGCAACACATTATGAAGCCTAAATATTAAACACGGAATAAATAGTCAAGATGCAGACTAGGGGCTCAGAGAGCACAAAGGGTTCTCAATGTTCCTGATTATAAACTGCACCAATGACAGGTAATTTCCTATAAAGtttctgcttcagtttcctcactctAAATTCATCACTGAAGTTTTCAGATCTACTTCACTGGGCTGAAATATAGGTCATTTTCATGGTCTCAATACAGTGGCTGGCACATATCAGGTACTCAATAAAATTTTGAGTAATGACTGGATGTAGAAATTACAGAGTAAACCAGCCAGAAATGATAGAGTAAACCAGTAGATCACGTTTGGCAAAAAGGGGTCTTCTCCAGACAACTCTTTAGAGGCAGTAGGGTCTGTGGTAAAGGCCTGAGTTCTGCTGTGTGGGTTCTGAACTCACTGCTTGTTAACTTGCTCCACAGGAAGGTTGAGGCGTTTGGCAATGTCTTCCACCGTCTCACTGTTGGCGGAAATGATACCGACGCTCTTGGCAATAGCTTTGGCTGTGATTGGATGATCGCCTGTAACCATGATAACCTAGAACACAGACAAGGAGACAGGCATGTGGGTGGTGAGGGACTCTGTTGCTCAGGCGAGCAGGGATGACTTGGTTTTGCCCACTCCACCATGGCAAGGGGCCACTGTGGCTTGCAGTCCTTGATCTTTAGGTCAGAGAATCACCTGTCTCAGAAGGACACATGGATCCCACTGGATCTACCCTTGTTTCTAAACCTTACATTTCCTCCTCGGACCTAGAGGAAGTCCTTCCCTTTGGCGTAACTCTGTGAGTGGGCTGACGGATAGCTCCTTCAGCATCTTCATGATGCTCCACAGCCTTGGAATTAACACAATAATGGAATTCAAATTTTGGCTTATCATGAGGGAAATGGAATATGGGAGCTGGACCTCAAGATTAAGTAACAAAACCTTTTATTGTCTGTCGTGGTCTAGGGTGATGTGGTTACTTCATGGCTTTATGCTCATTGCAATTGCACTTGTGGTTTATTCCACACAGACACAATGACTATGCTTTTATGGGACAGTTACTGAAATCTTAGTACAGTGAAAGTAGAGACTTAAAAAAAGGGGAATTATGACATTTAGGGGAAGAGACCTAAATACTGACTCTCCTATGACAGACATTCCTAGAAAGGAACTCAGCATCCGTGGAAGATGTGTAAAGTCAGGGATGTGCAAGTCCCACCTTGATCCCTGCGCTCCGGCACTTGGTGACAGCATCAGGTACCGTGGACCGAGGCGGGTCAATCATTGACAAGAGGCCCACAAAGCAGAAGTTGGATGTAGGGAAGTTCACTGCGTCTACATCAAATGAATACGTTTCTGGAAACTCGTCTGTCGGTAGGTAGAGGTGACAGAAACCTGAAATGGGTATGAATTTAGGAGCTGGTGAAACTAGgataaaaaaatgatgaaaaaaagagGGAACATTTTCATACAGTTTCAGTCCTTTGTGTTTTACCAGTTTAAGAGAATTGATGTCAGTAAATCTGgcggctcagatgctaaagaatctgcctgcaatatgggagacctgggttcaattactgagttgggaagatcccctggaggagggaatggccacccactccagtattcttgcctggagaatcccatggacagaggagcccggcaggctacagcccacggggttgcaaagagttggacatgactggagtgactaaCAGACTTTAGAGTTTACCATAATTGTTCAGTTCCTTCAGTTACATAACATGTTGTTTTAGGAAAGACATGTTTCATCCCCAAATCATTTACTCTGTGCCCGTTAGGTATGCTCTGGAGACAGAAAGCCCAGGAGTGGACAGCCTGTACTTCTGAGGAGGTTGCAGTTTACAAGTGGTGTGGGGGTAGAGACAGAGACATAAAGAGATGAAGAATGGGGAGCTGTGCCCAGAGGGTCCCCTCCATCCATTCCCATGTTTGTCTCATGCTGTTCCCTCTATGTGAGTACATTCCCCCCACAACCCTTCACATCTATCACTCAAGGTCCAGACTGTAATGTAACTCCTCCCATAAAATCTTCCCAGACTTCTGATCTGCAAGGGCCCCCACCCTCCTACGCCATCACACAGTATCCCCTGCATGCTGACCACATTCTCCTTTAGGATATGAGTGGACGCCAGGGCTACCCCGCTATACCCCAAGCCTGCTTCGTTTTGCCTGCCAGTGGGATCCCGCTCTCTCACCCAGCACGCGCTCCCCTATGCCGCCCAGCTCCATGTAGGCCGTGTGGAAGGCCTCGGCAGTGCTCCTGTCCAGAGGCTGCTCCTGCCCGTTGACCATGATGGTGCTGCACTTCTCCAAGACCCGCTCGGGGGCCCCTTTCATCACCACGAGGAAGCGCTTGTCATCTGGGTCCTCGGTCTCGTGGATGGAGAGCTGCGGGGGAGGGATCACGCATGCTCAGTGCGGCATCGCGGGTAAGGACAccgtcttcactgctgctgctgctgctgctaagtcgcttcagtcgtgtccaactctgtgcgaccccatagacggcagcccaccaggctcctctgtccctgggattctccaggcaagaactgtcTTTACTACGAAGGGCCTAAACTGGACAGAGCTTTTCATGAGCAAAACATCGCTTTCTCTGTGGTTTCTGTTTCTACTCTCTGTGATATGTAAAGAAGAGTGTTCTCTGCAGGCATGTTCTGTCCTTTCTACTTCATGCCCAAGTAATATGCAGAGACTGAAGGACTTCCTGGCAGTCTGGTGGCTAATACTTCGagctgtcaatgcagggggcctgggttccatccctggtcagggaactagatccctcaggCCACAACTCAAAGAGCTCACGTGCCAGAGCTGTTTTGTTTCTTCGAGTTGAATGATGCCCCAGAGACCTTCCAAGGCTCCTCCTAAACCACCCTGCTCAGTGCCGAGTGCTGCGCAGGCGTGTGAATATAAGGTGACTCTAAAGCACCTCAGAGCTCCTTGGACTCTTCTGTGGGACCCACTCCTTTCTAGCAACTCCAGGGAGCCCACTTTCTCCATTAACGATCTGTACAGGAGGCCTCACAGAACCTGTTCTTCCTCTCCCCAAAGAAGACGGAGCCCCAGCAGGATTCGAGTCTTGTCTGTGGTTAGATGGCCACCCGCCTAGGCTGAGCACACCCCTGGGGTCTGCCCAAGTCCTGGCTCTGGCCCTTGCTGGCTGtgtcctctgtttcctcattcttGACTACCTAGTAGAATGGTGAGGAGTGTGGAAATCAGCAGTTGATAGCCATGATTACTACTGTTATTTTAGGATTGCTAGTCATTCTATTTTCACTTATGTTTTGAACAGAGATCTGAGTTCCTCTACATCTTACATCATACATTTTGTTAGTTGTCTGCTTTGCTAACCATGACTCTTTACTGGTTAATTATCCACAAAGACGTTTGCTCCACAGTAATTTTCCAGTTCTAAATTCCTTCCAAACACAATGCGTGCGTAATCACTAGAAACTTGCACACAAACGTGGTCATCCTACTTACATAATTTAATGTTATGCAAAGACTAagtcctagagaaggaaatggcaaccccatccagtattcttgcctgtgaaatcccatggagagaggagcctggtgggtatggtccaaagagtcggacacaactgagagactaaacaacaacaacaaaagaccaaGTCACAACACCCCATTCTTGCTTTGGAGTCTCCGGGGAACTCCACCTGTAGCAGCACTTTGTTCCCTGCCTGACCTGAGGAGGGTGGACATGGCTGCCTGCTGGCTACCCTAGTGGGAGGGGAGACAACCAGGCAAGGGTGGCCAATCTCCCCCTGAGCAACAAGGGGTGGAGACTCCTGTGCACTGCCGGCAGGGCAGACATGGAAAGCAATGCTTTCGGTCCTCACTGGTCCTCACAAAGGGCAAGGTTCACCCAAATGGCCTGAACTGACCACCTGGCCTTTGTGTTGTGGTAGAAAAAGCATAGACTCAGGCGTCAGACGGACATGTGAAGACTTAGATGCTCAGGTGGCTCTGGCCACCTCAacactttctaaggcccatttccTTGCCTGCAGTTGGGACTTCACCTGGTCCTACCTTCAAGGCTTATGGTGAAGATTACATGAGACCAAGCTTGGAGAATGCCTGGCTTCTCCTGACTGCCCCCCTCACTCAGCCTGTCATGTTGGGGGGTGTGGCTGCTGGCTCTCCCTGTGCCCAAGTCACCAGGGCGGGCAGTGGTGCGTTTGTGTGCATGTTATACAGAAAGGCCACGTGTGGGAATGGCAGGCCCCATAGAAACCtttatcttttctctcctctacttGTTCTGTGTTTACCAGATGTTCAGGCTTTGCATCTCTGAGGACTGTTTTTAAAGTCAAGTGTCATTCAAAACACATACTGACTAAAGGATACCTACAAGTGGAAATGCTGCTCTAGTGATGATAAGGATTCAGTGGCTACTAAagcccatgagccctagagcctgtgctccacaacaagagaagtcactgtaaggagaagcctgcacactgcaacagagacccagcacagccaactataattaaaaaccaaaagaTTCAATTGTGAGGGGAAAGTCACCTGAAATTTGTTGGTTGAGTTAAAAGGGATTTCAGCTACTTTGCGGTTTCTTTTTCTAATATCCATCACGTTACCCAGCATGACCTCTGAGAACTTCAAAAGAGCAGTTTCTGAGGCATCTCCAACCACAATTTTCTGTGAATCAAAAGATAtaagtagttgcagcacataatCAGGTTCTTCTGTGGTTATTTTCAACCAACCAATGTGCAACCTAAGCTTACCAAGTACCAGAGGGAGAGAACAGTTATCCCATAAGAGACAGATTTACTACTGTTAGtgttaattgtgtctgactcgggactgtagcctgccaggctcctctgtccatgggattctccaggcaagaatactggagcgggttgcaatgcaggagacccaggtttgatccctaggtcgggaaaatcccctgggcaagactactggagttggttgtcatttccttctccaggggattttcccaacccagggatcaaacctgggtctcctgcattgcaacccgctccattattcttgcttggagaatcccatggacagaggagcctggtgggctacagtccagggggtcgcaaaagattcagacacgactaacGCTTACAACTGTTAACTGCAGGGCGCCACCTGCTGGCGATAGGGGAGTTCAGACAAGTTAGAGCCCTGAGAGTGGGAGTTTTCATGGGAAAAAAGCAATGAACTTGATCTTGGAGAGGGGCAGGGGGTGTTCCCTggaactttgattgtatcttcttagctggtaaagaatttagGGCAGTAACTTAAAGGCACAATCATTTTCAAGAAAGAGACTTTTCAGAAGACCTAAATGAATATTTTGAGAACTTTTAGATTTCTTAAAGTTAGTGACAGTGAAAAGGGTTCCTACAGGTCTTGTGGTTAGATTCGCTCTCACAGAACAAATGCTACTTAGTTGCAGAGATTAAATAAAGCACCAGATCAGAACAGAGAAGGTGACTTCACTCTGCAAAGTGCCTGCGGCTGAGACTGTTTGTGGGGTTTCACCTTCATGATAGGGACGCTCTCCTGTCCAGGTCTGAACTCAGCGCGGTTACACAGCGTTATGATCCTTGACAGGGAGGCCCAGGTCGCAGAGCTTTGGTCAAAGACTTGATCTGGAAAGAAGAACCATGGATGCCGAAGGTGCCAGGCTTGTGCCAGTGAGCAGTATTGTTCACCCATGGCCACAGACCAGCTGTGCTGAGCCCACCATGCAGGGCCAGGCTGGATGCACCCCAAGGCTTACTCGATTGGTTTTCACTAGTGTCTGCCACGAAGATCTGGTGGTCGAACCACAGATGGGCCACTGTCATCCTGTTCTGGGTCAGGGTCCCGGTCTTGTCTGAGCAGATGATGGAGGTGGAGCCAAGAGTCTCCACTGCCTCCAGGTTCTTCACAAGGCAGTTCTTCTTGGCCATTCGTTTTGCTGTCAGTGACAGAGTCACCtagacagaggagagagagagagaagctttGAGAAAAACCACCATGCTGAACTTGGGTTCAATAATGTAGGAACAGTTACAGCTGGACTAGTTTCAGGTATAGTTACAGATGCAGTAAAACTGCACCAGACCCAGTGGCTGAGAAGGCATATAAAGCTTgcatgtgctctctctctctcatgtccCTTTACTCCTTGAGGAAAATGATCCTAAGGGATCCACAGGTAGCAAAGCCTGGCAAGTGTCAAGTCAATACAAAGGGGGCTTGGCTGCTGAGCGCCCGTGGATCACAAGCAAGAGCGTTATAAGACAGACTTCAGCCACTATGTGCCAAAGAGCTTGCCCCAAATGGCTTACCTGTTGCTTTGGGGAATCAAGAAACACTTGTTTCACTTTAGGATCTCCAAATGTTAATAAAGATTCTTGGATCTCTCTGAAGCCCCCAGATCTCAAAAGGGTTCTTTAGGCTCCAGCTTGGTCAAATTACTGTCTGCTGGAGTCAGAGGAGACAGGCAATAACACTTCTGTCTGTCTTTGCTTAGGACGGTGCCAGGAGCAGAGGTATGAATCCTCCCCACCTGGGGGCCTTGTTTTAGGATGAGTTAGGTCCTGACACAGGGAGAACCAAAGTTAGACCAGGGGCAGAGCGGAAAGTGCTGAACTGCTCTGCAGGATCAGACAGGGAGTTTGTGTCTCAGACTGCCTCTGAGAGGGTGAAGTGATGTGAAAGTGTACCTACATCCCTCAGCTGTAGAAACtgccaaagtattttttttttcttttaaaaactgtggaAATGCAGGGAAGGTGTCAGGCTTCTAGAAAATTTCTAAGTGGTGGTTCAAGATTGTTTTATCTAGATCTTAAGGGGCAAAGTATCATATGGGATTTGCAGATAGAtctctgaaaatgaaaacacaagttTTCAAGGATAGTTCATTCAGATACTAACAGATGACAGTTCTCTTTGTCCCTCTAAGAGACAGAACATCCTATGACTGGCCCTGATGCAGCAGACTCAGCCACGGCAGAGCAGGATGGCACACTAGCAGGGTCAGGGTACGGCCACTAGCAGCACAGACTCACAGTGACAGTGGCCAGGAGACCCTCAGGCACATTGGCCACAATGATGCCAATGAGGAAGATGATGGAGTCCAGGACATAATACTTCATGGACACTGCGATGATGAAGAAAATGACGCCGATGGAGACTGCCACTCCTGCCACGATATGAACAAAGTGCTCGATCTCGATGGCAATGGGCGTCTTCAAGTCCTTGACTCCTGAAGCCAGCGAGGCGATCTGCCCAATGATGGTGCGGTCACCCGTGTTGATGACCATGCCAGTCGCTGTGCCTACAGGTGGAGCAGACATTTTATTCCAGGAGTCCTCAGCGAGGAGGGACCATGGCCTCGCATGCTCCTCTCTTTGGTGGCTCACATGGCCAATCAGCACATGACACTACAAAGGCCAAACACCAGCTCTCTAGACTCCTCAATTACACATTTTCTCTTGGAAAAGTTTAGCGGCAAGAGAtggtagagagagagaaacataaaGCTTGACAAAGGAGAAAGGCTATGAGAGGAACCTGCAGTCCTGCAAGCTACCAGACCTACCTTCCAGACAGGTTGTGGAGAAGAAGGCAATGTTCTTggtctccaggggactttcatgTGTGAACTCACAGGAGCGGGCCTGGGGCTCTGACTCCCCGGTGACAGATGAGTTGTCCACCTAGGAGTTTTGAAAAGAGTTCAAGGTCAGGCAACTTGTTCCCTTCTTTGGTTACACTGAGACCTGGAAAGACCATAGCACCACGAGTGTGACCCTCAGGGCACCCATGACACTGACCTTACACCCCTGAGTGGACAGAATTCTGACATCCGCAGGGACCCGG includes:
- the ATP12A gene encoding potassium-transporting ATPase alpha chain 2 — encoded protein: MRAPALPQKTHLPWANIAPLLLFQKREIYSVELSGTKDIEKTDKEDGKKSRGLKNKCLERKKNHQKEELKKELDLHDHKLSKEELETKYSTNIITGLSSAQAAELLAQHGPNSLTPPKETSEIIKFLKQMVGGFSILLWIGAILCWIAYGIQYSNDHASSLDNVYLGSVLALVVILTGVFAYYQEAKSTNIMSSFRKMIPQQALVIRDSEKKTIPADQLVVGDIVEIKGGDRVPADVRILSTQGCKVDNSSVTGESEPQARSCEFTHESPLETKNIAFFSTTCLEGTATGMVINTGDRTIIGQIASLASGVKDLKTPIAIEIEHFVHIVAGVAVSIGVIFFIIAVSMKYYVLDSIIFLIGIIVANVPEGLLATVTVTLSLTAKRMAKKNCLVKNLEAVETLGSTSIICSDKTGTLTQNRMTVAHLWFDHQIFVADTSENQSNQVFDQSSATWASLSRIITLCNRAEFRPGQESVPIMKKIVVGDASETALLKFSEVMLGNVMDIRKRNRKVAEIPFNSTNKFQLSIHETEDPDDKRFLVVMKGAPERVLEKCSTIMVNGQEQPLDRSTAEAFHTAYMELGGIGERVLGFCHLYLPTDEFPETYSFDVDAVNFPTSNFCFVGLLSMIDPPRSTVPDAVTKCRSAGIKVIMVTGDHPITAKAIAKSVGIISANSETVEDIAKRLNLPVEQVNKQDAKAAVVTGMELKDMSPEQLDELLANHSEIVFARTSPQQKLIIVEGCQRQDAVVAVTGDGVNDSPALKKADIGIAMGIAGSDAAKNAADMVLLDDNFASIVTGVEEGRLIFDNLKKTIAYTLTKNIAELCPFLIYIIAGLPLPIGTITILFIDLGTDIIPSIALAYEKAESDIMNRKPRHKKKDRLVNAPLALYSYLHIGLMQALGAFVTYFTVYAQQGFLPSAILHLRVEWENDNVNDLEDSYGQEWTRFQRKYLEWTGYTAFFVSIMIQQIADLIIRKTRRNSIFQQGLFRNKVIWVGIASQIIIALILSYGLGTIQALNFTMLRPQYWFVAVPHAVLIWVYDEVRKFFIRLFPGSWWDKNMYY